The DNA sequence TAGTTTAGGTGAAAAAATACGGCTTTACCTGCCCTTCTCCCGGGAGGGTTGGGACGCGTAATTGAAAAATTCTTCTTAAATTAACGGAATAATTTAAATTATAAAAAATATGAAGTGTCCGTCCTGCAGTGAAACGCTTTTAATGAGCGATAAGAATGGAGTTGAAGTTGATTATTGCCCCAACTGCCGCGGCATTTGGCTGGACCGGGGTGAGCTGGACAAGATCCTTGAGCGTTCCGCCGATCATTATTCCAAGAAAGAAAATTATGATACGGATTATAAACGGTACGGCCAGGAATATTCCGACCAGCGTCCCCACAATACGGGCCATCGTCCCCATAAGAAGAAAAAGTCCTTCCTCGGGGATTTCTTTGATTTCGATTAGGCCATGAAGCCGGGGAGAAAACTTCCTCTTCTTTTACTGTTATTGCTTCCCGGCCTGGTAAAGGCCCAGGAACGCTATTATCATTTGCTTGCCGGAACGTATACTTCCGGAATAAGCGAAGGTATTTACGTTTACCGGTTTGATAGCCAAACAGGTAAAATCGTTCATACCTATACTGCAAAAGGAGTGGAGAATCCTTCTTTTCTTGCGGCATCGGCAGACGGGGACTTTGTTTATTCTGTGAACGAGCTGGGAGGCGGAAAAGAAGGGGAGATAAGCGCGTTTAGTTTTGACAATTCCACGGGTAAGCTGGAATTGATCAATAAACAAGTATCGGGAGGGGGATCTCCTTGTTATATCAGCTTAAGCCCGGACGGAAAATTTCTTGTTGCGGCGAATTATTCCGGCGGCAATCTCAGCGTGTTCCCCCTGAGCGGAAATGGTTCGCTGGAAACACCTGTTCAAATTATCCGGCATGAGGGCAGCAGCGTGAATAAACAGCGACAGGAAAAGCCGCATGTGCATTCCGTGGTTTTTTCACCGAACGGCAAGTTCCTGTTTACCGGCGATTTAGGAACCGATAAGGTGAATGCATACCGTTATCATCCCGAACGAACTTCCAGGCCGCTGACGCCGGCCAGTCCGCCATTTACTAAAGTCACCGCCGGCGGAGGACCAAGGCACCTGGTATTCAATGACGATGCTACGTTTGCCTACCTTGTCCTGGAAATGACAGGCATGGTTTCGGTGTTCCGCCATGAAAACGGGCGGTTAAAAGAAATTCAGCAAATTCCTATGACGGCTCCAGGCTTTTCCGGGGAATCAGGCGCTGCCGAGATCCGTATTTCCCCCGACGGGAAGTTTCTTTATGCATCCAACCGGGGGGATGCGAATGAGATCACGATCTATGCTATTGATGCAGGCAGCGGAAAACTGACTATAGCCGGACGGCAGCCTACCCTGGGTAAGACACCACGTAATTTCATGATCAGTCCGGATGGAAACTTCCTCCTTGCCGCTAACCAGAACAGCAACAGCATCGTTGTTTTCCATCGCGACCCGGAAAGCGGTCTGTTAAAAGCAAGCAAAGAAAGGGTAACTATCGGAAACCCGGTTTACCTGATGATGCTGCCTGTTGCAGATAATTTGTAGCGTATTTGCCCCTGCATTTTGTCGCAATTGTCCTGTCCTGTTTAATATCTTCGGTATATTTTTGCATGATGATGACTACTCCGGGTGATTCACAGCCGCAGCCTTCGTTCTGGCAAGATCTGAAGAGCGCTATCAAAGGTACTGAAGCGGATTATACACAGATCCCGCTCGGCCGGGCAATTTTCCTGCTTGCTGTGCCGATGATCCTTGAACTGGTAATGGAATCGACATTTGCGATTGTAGACATTTATTTCGTAGGTAAGCTTGGCGCATCCGCGGTATCGGTCGTTGGATTGACGGAGACCTACCTGTACCTGCTGTATTCAGTAGCAATGGGACTCGCAACCGCTGTTACGGCCATTGTGGCCAGGAGAGTGGGGGAAAAGAAGGCAAAGGACGCCGGTGCAGTAGCCGTTCAATCCATCTTTATCGCCCTTATCGCCTCACTTCCTTTCGCTGTCGGGGGAATATTTTTTCCGAAGGAACTGCTGGGGCTCATGGGCGCCGATCAGTGGGGCATTGAGAATGGTTACCGCTATACGCAATGGATGCTTGGGGGAAATGTCATCGTTGTGCTGCTTTTCTTGCTGAATGCTGTTTTCCGGGGAGCGGGAGATGCCGCTATTGCCATGCGTGTCCTCTGGATAGCGAATGGCGTGAATATATTACTGGACCCCCTGCTTATCTTTGGCTGGGGCCCATTCCCCGCACTTGGTATTGAAGGTGCGGCCATTGCGACCAATATAGGGCGGGGAGTTGGCGTGATTATCCAGCTTTGGCTACTGTTTAAGGGTGGAAAGCATATCCGGGCCACCATGTCCCAGCTTTACTGGGACGGCAAGACGATGCTGGCCATTCTGCGCACCTCCGCGGGAGGGATCGGGCAAATGATCGTTTCCATGACTTCCTGGATTTTCCTGATGCGTATTCTTGCCGGGGTAGGCAGCGAAGCCGTCGCCGGAGCCACCATCGCACTGCGCGTAATGATGTTTACCATGATGCCCGCCTGGGGATTATCAAACGCCGCCGCCACACTCGTAGGGCAGAACCTGGGCGCCGGCCACCCCGAACGGGCGGAATCCGCCGTATGGAAGATAGGATTATACAATATGATTTTCCTGGTAGCGGTGTCCTTCTTCTACTTTTTTTATAATGATTCGCTGATGCAGATTTTTACGGGAGATGATCGCGTAATAACTATCGGGGCGGAATGGCTGAGAATATTGTCATATTCCTTTTTTGTATATGGCTGGTGGATGGTATCGGTACAGGCTTTCAATGGCGCCGGTGACACCAGAACGCCCACTCTGATCAATCTCGTTTTTTTCTGGCTGATCCAGATTCCTTTATCTTATTTTCTTGCGATCTATCTTGACCTGGAGCATTCCGGCGTATTTTGGGGCGTATTTGTTTCCGAAACTTCTGTGGGCCTGTTTACCCTTTGGCTGTTTAAAAAAGGCCGCTGGAAAACGGTTCGCGTATAAAGCAGGGGAGGCTTAGGCAAAAGCGGTATACACAAGATAGCCCGCGATCAGCGCAAGCCCGAAATACACATACCGGAAGAATGAGTCACTGTTCAGTTTATGGTTTAAATACCTTCCGAGGAATAAGGCAGGGATGGCGGCAGGCAATGAAACCAGGAAATAAGTGAATACTTCCGCCGTCATAAGGCCCTTGACGGCATAGCCAGCTACACCAAGGATGCTTGCCGGTAAGAAATAGGCCTGCAGCGTAGCCCGGAAATGTTTACTGCTCCATTTCCTCATGTTTCCATATACCACCAGCGGGGGCCGTTCAGGCCGTACGCTCCGCCAAAGACCCCTGAGAAGAAACCGCAGGCAAACAACCAGAACATATTATCCTTTTTCAGTTCAAGCGATTTCTTTTCAAAAAGGGAATAAACCGAATAAAACAAAATTAGCATACCCAACCCCAGCTTGACAAGGAAATCGTTGCCATAAACAAGCAAGGCCAATCCCAGAGGAATTCCGGGTATCGCGAACAGAATTAACCATTTGGCACTATTGAAATGGATTTTCCGGTGGTCCTGCGCTACAACAACCAATGCAATAAAGATGGACAAAAGCACCGAAAGCGGCACCGCCGTTTCTACCGGAATGAACTGGATCAATAAGGGCACCGCAACCAGCGATTCCCCGAAGCCAAAGGTGGAACGCACCAGCGTAGCAATGAAACTGGTGAGAAGAATGTAGAAGAAGATACTGTCCATTAGCAGGGAAAGATAAGGATATGGAAATTACCAGGGAATTACCGTATCTTGTTTTTACTAAACAAAGCGAGAAAAATGCTAAGACCTGTCCTTTTTTTATTTTTTCTTCCCGTTTGCATGTTCATATTCCCGCAGGGATTGCTGGCGCAGGAATCTGACGCCAATGAGCGTCCATTTCTGGTGCCATTCCGGGTCGAAGGCAAATGGGGGATGATGGATACGCTGGGGAATGAAGTGAAAGCTCCCGGCTTCTGCAAACACATAGATGTCCGGGACGATTTTTCCTATTATGTGATCACCGGCCTTTCCGACACCCCTGCCTGCTGGCTAATGGATTCCCGTACCGGGGACCGGATAAACCTGGGGGTGCTAAGGTCTGCGGCTCCCTTGCTGGAAATAGATAATACGTTGTTTTATCAATTTGAAAAAGATAACAAGATCGTTATTGCCTCGCCAAATAGCCGGAAAAAGTATGTACTTGATGCGCGTTACCGGGAAATAAGCGCTTTCAGAATTTACGACCGGGAGGGAGAAAGAGAGGCTTTATTTCTAGTGGCTTATGATAAGGACAGCACCGGTTCCATTCTATCGGCGTCCGGCAACTTCAAAAAGGTTAAACAGGTGCCGCCCTTCAGGAGAATGGAATTGGTAAGCAGAATAGCAGCAGAAGATGATCCGAGGGCATCTTTCCCGGTAGGGTTTGCGGTTGAAACCCTGAACCAGGGAACCGAAAACGGGACGAACTGGAATGCCCGGCTGTTCGATTTCCGGTTAGTTGACATGGGAACCGTTCCAGTTACTGATTCGGCGCTGACCGTCATGTTTGGGATAACTATGGTGACACAGGACAATGCGCTGGTACGCATCAGCCCGGGCGGCGGGATTATTAAAAACGGTTTAGACGGAGATCAAAGCATAAAACTGAACCAGGAGTTTGCCATCAAATGGACCCATAAAAAGACCGTAACATCCGCTTTTAACTACGTGTATTACCTGGTTCACAAACAAGCCAATAACAACCTCAGGGAATTGGTATCAAATAAGGACGCCCGGTTCGACTGGGTATCCGATCGCGGTGAAAAGCTGATCTCCATATGGTTCAAGGAGGGGGAAAACCGGTTTAAAGCCTATTTCGATTACAATGGCGCTGCTCTGCCTAAACATAAACTAATGATCCCTGCAAAATACTACAAAGGAGAAGAGATGCAGCCTTACCTGCTCCG is a window from the Anseongella ginsenosidimutans genome containing:
- a CDS encoding MATE family efflux transporter yields the protein MMMTTPGDSQPQPSFWQDLKSAIKGTEADYTQIPLGRAIFLLAVPMILELVMESTFAIVDIYFVGKLGASAVSVVGLTETYLYLLYSVAMGLATAVTAIVARRVGEKKAKDAGAVAVQSIFIALIASLPFAVGGIFFPKELLGLMGADQWGIENGYRYTQWMLGGNVIVVLLFLLNAVFRGAGDAAIAMRVLWIANGVNILLDPLLIFGWGPFPALGIEGAAIATNIGRGVGVIIQLWLLFKGGKHIRATMSQLYWDGKTMLAILRTSAGGIGQMIVSMTSWIFLMRILAGVGSEAVAGATIALRVMMFTMMPAWGLSNAAATLVGQNLGAGHPERAESAVWKIGLYNMIFLVAVSFFYFFYNDSLMQIFTGDDRVITIGAEWLRILSYSFFVYGWWMVSVQAFNGAGDTRTPTLINLVFFWLIQIPLSYFLAIYLDLEHSGVFWGVFVSETSVGLFTLWLFKKGRWKTVRV
- a CDS encoding TSUP family transporter; amino-acid sequence: MRKWSSKHFRATLQAYFLPASILGVAGYAVKGLMTAEVFTYFLVSLPAAIPALFLGRYLNHKLNSDSFFRYVYFGLALIAGYLVYTAFA
- a CDS encoding zf-TFIIB domain-containing protein; this translates as MKCPSCSETLLMSDKNGVEVDYCPNCRGIWLDRGELDKILERSADHYSKKENYDTDYKRYGQEYSDQRPHNTGHRPHKKKKSFLGDFFDFD
- a CDS encoding lactonase family protein; amino-acid sequence: MKPGRKLPLLLLLLLPGLVKAQERYYHLLAGTYTSGISEGIYVYRFDSQTGKIVHTYTAKGVENPSFLAASADGDFVYSVNELGGGKEGEISAFSFDNSTGKLELINKQVSGGGSPCYISLSPDGKFLVAANYSGGNLSVFPLSGNGSLETPVQIIRHEGSSVNKQRQEKPHVHSVVFSPNGKFLFTGDLGTDKVNAYRYHPERTSRPLTPASPPFTKVTAGGGPRHLVFNDDATFAYLVLEMTGMVSVFRHENGRLKEIQQIPMTAPGFSGESGAAEIRISPDGKFLYASNRGDANEITIYAIDAGSGKLTIAGRQPTLGKTPRNFMISPDGNFLLAANQNSNSIVVFHRDPESGLLKASKERVTIGNPVYLMMLPVADNL
- a CDS encoding sulfite exporter TauE/SafE family protein — protein: MDSIFFYILLTSFIATLVRSTFGFGESLVAVPLLIQFIPVETAVPLSVLLSIFIALVVVAQDHRKIHFNSAKWLILFAIPGIPLGLALLVYGNDFLVKLGLGMLILFYSVYSLFEKKSLELKKDNMFWLFACGFFSGVFGGAYGLNGPRWWYMET